In Synechococcus sp. A18-25c, a single window of DNA contains:
- a CDS encoding RluA family pseudouridine synthase, protein MSPAWRRPPLPEESFTDGFGEGDGELVSLTYPKPLPMRLDRWLVSQRSEQSRARIQKFIDAGYVRVNGKTGKAKTPLRTGDEVQLWMPPPEPLPYLKPEPMELDVLFEDEHLIVINKPAGLTVHPAPGNKDGTLVNGLLHHCPDLPGISGKLRPGIVHRLDKDTTGCIVIAKSQEALVRLQVQIQKRIASRDYLAVVHGVPAGDSGTIVGAIGRHPADRKKYAVVSGENGRHACTHWRLQERLGDYSLLRFKLDTGRTHQIRVHCAHMNHPVVGDPTYSRCRKLPIELPGQALHAFQLGLDHPITRERMLFEAPVPPVMEKLLSVLRRRAA, encoded by the coding sequence ATGAGCCCGGCCTGGCGACGGCCGCCTCTGCCTGAGGAATCATTCACCGATGGATTCGGGGAGGGAGACGGCGAGCTTGTGAGCCTCACGTACCCCAAGCCCCTGCCGATGCGATTGGACCGATGGCTTGTCAGTCAGCGCTCGGAGCAGAGTCGTGCTCGGATCCAGAAATTCATCGATGCCGGTTACGTGCGGGTGAACGGCAAGACCGGCAAGGCCAAGACGCCACTGCGCACCGGTGATGAAGTGCAGCTGTGGATGCCTCCACCGGAGCCGCTGCCTTATCTGAAACCAGAGCCGATGGAGCTGGATGTGCTCTTTGAGGATGAGCACCTCATCGTGATTAACAAGCCGGCAGGTCTCACGGTGCATCCAGCGCCTGGCAACAAGGACGGCACCCTGGTGAACGGTCTGTTGCATCACTGCCCGGACCTACCCGGGATCAGCGGCAAGCTCCGGCCGGGGATTGTGCACCGTCTGGATAAAGACACCACGGGCTGCATCGTGATCGCGAAGTCTCAGGAAGCGCTGGTGAGGCTGCAGGTGCAGATTCAGAAGCGCATCGCTTCCCGTGACTATCTGGCGGTGGTGCATGGGGTGCCCGCAGGAGACAGCGGCACGATCGTGGGTGCGATCGGTCGCCACCCTGCTGATCGCAAAAAATATGCGGTCGTCAGTGGTGAGAACGGGCGTCATGCCTGCACGCATTGGAGGTTGCAGGAGCGACTCGGCGATTACTCCCTGCTGCGTTTCAAGCTCGACACCGGCCGCACCCATCAGATCCGCGTGCATTGCGCGCACATGAACCATCCGGTGGTGGGGGATCCCACCTACAGCCGTTGCCGCAAATTGCCCATCGAGCTGCCTGGGCAGGCCCTCCATGCGTTTCAGCTGGGGCTGGATCACCCGATCACGCGCGAACGGATGCTGTTCGAAGCTCCAGTCCCGCCGGTGATGGAGAAACTCCTCTCAGTGCTCAGGCGTCGCGCTGCGTGA
- the ylqF gene encoding ribosome biogenesis GTPase YlqF, protein MSSPPIQWYPGHIAKAEQQLRRNLDKVDLVIEVRDARIPLATGHPHLSRWIKGKQHLLVINRRDMVTADARLAWEAWFKAKGQRTVWCDAKAGTGVKQVQQAAIRAGDQLNERRRNRGMRPRPVRALTLGFPNVGKSALINRLVKQKVVASARRAGVTRTLRWVRLGQDLDLLDAPGVLPPRLDDQQAALHLALCDDIGQAAYDGELVAQAFLRQLRALEPAGASGVALSVLESRYGTALAGATDDPALWLEAVAERHTSSDTARMAQRLLDDFRKSALGSIALELPA, encoded by the coding sequence GTGAGTTCTCCGCCGATTCAGTGGTATCCGGGTCACATCGCCAAGGCGGAACAGCAGTTGCGCCGCAATCTCGACAAGGTGGATTTGGTGATCGAGGTGAGGGATGCGCGCATCCCTCTGGCCACCGGACACCCCCACCTCAGTCGTTGGATCAAGGGCAAGCAGCACCTGCTGGTGATTAACCGTCGTGACATGGTGACCGCTGATGCTCGCCTGGCTTGGGAGGCCTGGTTCAAGGCCAAGGGGCAACGCACGGTGTGGTGCGATGCCAAAGCCGGAACGGGAGTCAAGCAGGTGCAGCAAGCCGCGATCCGCGCCGGTGACCAACTCAACGAACGGCGGCGCAACCGCGGCATGCGCCCTAGGCCGGTGCGGGCGCTCACCCTGGGATTTCCCAATGTGGGCAAGTCGGCCTTGATCAATCGGTTGGTGAAGCAGAAGGTGGTGGCTAGTGCTCGACGCGCCGGGGTGACGCGCACGCTGCGCTGGGTGCGTCTTGGCCAAGATCTCGACCTGCTGGATGCACCGGGTGTGTTGCCTCCGCGTCTGGATGATCAGCAGGCGGCACTTCATCTCGCCCTGTGCGATGACATCGGTCAGGCGGCCTATGACGGTGAGCTGGTGGCGCAGGCTTTTCTGCGTCAACTCAGAGCGCTGGAGCCGGCGGGTGCATCTGGAGTGGCCCTCTCGGTGCTCGAAAGCCGCTACGGCACAGCTCTGGCCGGAGCGACAGATGATCCGGCCCTCTGGCTCGAGGCTGTGGCGGAGCGCCACACCTCTTCCGATACGGCGCGGATGGCGCAGCGGCTGCTGGATGACTTCCGCAAATCGGCTCTGGGCAGCATCGCCCTGGAGTTGCCGGCATGA
- a CDS encoding universal stress protein: MFETVLFPIDQSRQALETAGKALELARSHSSRLVLLSVVQPERPEMHDHEAVAALLSQTRERFEQAGVACDEVEREGKPAFVICDVADELNVDVIVMGTRGVKLEAEAGSTAARVIQLAPCPVLVVP; encoded by the coding sequence ATGTTCGAGACTGTTTTGTTTCCCATTGACCAGAGCCGTCAGGCTCTGGAGACAGCAGGCAAGGCGTTGGAGCTGGCTCGCAGTCACAGCAGCCGGCTGGTGCTGCTTTCGGTGGTGCAGCCCGAACGTCCTGAGATGCACGACCACGAGGCAGTGGCGGCGTTGTTGTCGCAGACGCGAGAGCGTTTTGAACAGGCAGGGGTGGCTTGCGACGAGGTGGAGCGTGAGGGCAAGCCAGCCTTTGTGATCTGCGATGTGGCCGATGAGTTGAATGTGGATGTGATCGTGATGGGGACGCGTGGCGTGAAGCTTGAAGCCGAAGCCGGCAGCACTGCAGCGCGGGTGATTCAGCTTGCGCCCTGCCCCGTGTTGGTGGTGCCGTGA
- the pgk gene encoding phosphoglycerate kinase, whose amino-acid sequence MAKRSLASLSGADLSGKRVLVRVDFNVPLNDAGAITDDTRIRAALPTINDLIGKGAKVILSAHFGRPKGQVNDAMRLTPVAARLSELLGKPVAKTESCIGPDAEAKVGAMANGDVVLLENVRFFAEEEKNEAGFAEKLAGLAEVYVNDAFGAAHRAHASTEGVTKFLKPSVGGFLMEKELQYLQGAIDAPKRPLAAIVGGSKVSSKIGVLEALMDKCDKILVGGGMIFTFYKARGLAVGKSLVEEDKLELAKELEAKAKAKGVELLLPTDVVLADNFAPDANSQTAPVTAIPDGWMGLDIGPDSIKVFQDALADCQTVIWNGPMGVFEFDKFAAGTNAIATTLADLSAKGCCTIIGGGDSVAAVEKAGLAEKMSHISTGGGASLELLEGKVLPGVAALDAA is encoded by the coding sequence ATGGCGAAGCGTTCCCTGGCCAGCCTCTCCGGCGCCGACCTCAGCGGAAAGCGTGTTCTCGTGCGGGTTGACTTCAACGTGCCCCTGAATGACGCCGGTGCGATCACGGACGACACTCGTATCCGCGCCGCCCTTCCCACCATCAATGACCTGATTGGCAAGGGTGCCAAGGTGATCCTCTCCGCCCACTTCGGCCGCCCCAAGGGCCAGGTGAACGACGCCATGCGCCTCACCCCCGTGGCCGCTCGTCTTAGCGAACTGCTGGGCAAGCCCGTAGCCAAAACCGAGAGCTGCATCGGCCCCGACGCCGAAGCCAAGGTCGGCGCCATGGCCAACGGCGACGTGGTGCTGCTGGAGAACGTGCGCTTTTTCGCCGAAGAGGAGAAGAACGAAGCCGGTTTCGCTGAAAAATTGGCAGGCCTTGCTGAGGTGTATGTGAACGACGCCTTCGGCGCCGCCCACCGCGCCCACGCCTCCACCGAGGGGGTGACCAAGTTTCTCAAGCCCTCCGTCGGCGGTTTCCTGATGGAGAAAGAGCTTCAGTATCTACAGGGAGCCATCGACGCTCCCAAGCGCCCTCTGGCCGCCATCGTGGGCGGCTCCAAGGTGAGCTCCAAGATCGGCGTGCTCGAAGCGCTGATGGACAAGTGCGACAAGATCCTTGTCGGCGGCGGCATGATCTTCACTTTCTACAAGGCCCGCGGCCTGGCGGTCGGCAAGAGTCTGGTGGAAGAGGACAAGCTGGAGCTGGCCAAGGAGCTGGAGGCCAAGGCCAAAGCCAAAGGTGTGGAACTGCTGCTGCCCACCGATGTGGTGCTCGCCGATAACTTCGCGCCCGATGCCAATAGCCAGACTGCGCCTGTGACGGCCATTCCCGACGGCTGGATGGGACTCGACATCGGCCCCGATTCGATCAAGGTGTTCCAGGACGCCCTGGCCGACTGTCAGACCGTGATCTGGAACGGCCCCATGGGTGTGTTCGAATTCGACAAATTCGCCGCCGGCACCAACGCCATCGCCACCACCCTGGCCGATCTGAGCGCGAAGGGCTGCTGCACAATCATCGGCGGTGGTGACTCCGTCGCAGCTGTCGAGAAGGCTGGCCTAGCCGAGAAGATGTCGCACATCTCCACTGGCGGTGGCGCCAGCCTCGAGCTGCTGGAAGGCAAGGTGCTGCCCGGTGTGGCCGCCCTCGACGCCGCCTGA
- a CDS encoding NAD(P)-dependent oxidoreductase, translated as MPASDLTPPASLACIGLGALGLPITANLQAAGYTLRVHTRSRTAETDSSLVGATRACTPAAAVLGCKALLLCVSDDAAVESVLWGEQGAGPALTPGSLVIDCSTISPATARAMADRLAKQGVQFIDAPVTGGTEGAHAGQLTVLCGGDVSDLERARPVLEVIGGSIHHFGAVGSGQQVKAINQVLVAGSYAAVAEAIALGQHLQLPMPAVVEALRHGAAGSWALEHRSSAMLNDHYPLGFKLALHHKDLSIALEEAEQAGLHLPITQAVQVQEQALMQAGFKDADVSVLRRSLPEV; from the coding sequence ATGCCCGCCTCTGACCTGACGCCACCGGCCTCCCTGGCCTGCATCGGCCTGGGGGCGCTGGGACTGCCCATAACGGCAAACCTGCAGGCCGCCGGCTACACCCTGCGCGTTCACACCCGCAGCCGTACTGCCGAGACTGATTCATCCCTGGTTGGCGCCACACGTGCCTGCACCCCCGCTGCAGCCGTGCTCGGCTGCAAAGCGCTGTTGCTCTGCGTCAGTGACGATGCCGCAGTTGAGTCGGTGCTGTGGGGTGAACAGGGCGCGGGGCCGGCACTAACGCCCGGGAGCCTCGTGATCGACTGCTCGACCATCAGCCCTGCCACCGCCCGAGCGATGGCTGATCGACTCGCCAAGCAGGGTGTTCAGTTCATCGATGCCCCGGTGACCGGCGGAACCGAAGGAGCGCATGCTGGCCAGCTCACCGTTCTGTGCGGCGGCGACGTCAGCGATCTGGAGCGCGCCCGGCCGGTGCTGGAGGTGATCGGGGGGTCTATCCACCATTTCGGAGCGGTGGGCAGCGGACAGCAGGTGAAGGCCATCAACCAAGTGCTGGTGGCTGGCAGCTATGCGGCTGTGGCGGAAGCGATCGCTTTGGGGCAGCACCTGCAACTGCCAATGCCCGCCGTCGTTGAGGCCCTCCGCCATGGGGCCGCAGGCTCCTGGGCCCTTGAGCATCGCTCGAGCGCGATGCTCAACGACCACTACCCGCTGGGCTTCAAGTTGGCACTGCACCACAAGGATCTGAGCATTGCCCTGGAGGAGGCAGAGCAAGCCGGGCTGCATTTACCGATCACCCAAGCCGTGCAAGTACAGGAGCAAGCGTTGATGCAGGCCGGTTTCAAAGACGCGGATGTGTCGGTGCTGCGCCGCAGCCTGCCTGAGGTGTGA
- a CDS encoding glycosyltransferase: protein MPRLLIAASGTGGHLFPALSVAEALPSPWSVRWLGVPDRLETELVPDRYDLVTVKAGGLQGRGLRKLLQLIRLLAASRDVCRLIRREHIDVVFTTGGYIAAPAILGARWCGVPVVLHESNAIPGRVTRLLGRHSTRVAVGLEGAVQRIPGCTAVVTGTPVRESFLRPQPLPDWVPKGDGPLLVVMGGSQGALGLNRMVRVLLPELLSQGCRVVHLTGSNDPDVNSIEHPGLAEHPFSDAIPALLQHADLAISRAGAGSLSELAVSGTPTILVPFPQAADRHQDANAACAAALGAAVIVHQHDPDHPALRATLRRLLRSRLRDAAAVADPAPTMDPLPAMASAMRALAVKDADHQLADLLQTLAA, encoded by the coding sequence ATGCCCCGGCTTCTGATCGCCGCCAGTGGCACCGGCGGACACCTGTTTCCCGCCCTGTCCGTGGCCGAAGCCCTGCCCAGCCCATGGAGCGTGCGCTGGCTAGGTGTTCCGGATCGGCTGGAAACAGAACTCGTGCCTGATCGCTACGACCTGGTGACCGTGAAAGCCGGCGGGCTCCAGGGTCGGGGCTTGCGCAAGTTGCTTCAACTGATTCGGCTGCTGGCAGCTAGCCGCGATGTGTGTCGCCTGATTCGCCGCGAACACATTGATGTGGTGTTCACCACCGGGGGTTACATCGCCGCGCCCGCGATCCTCGGGGCGCGCTGGTGCGGTGTGCCCGTGGTGCTGCATGAATCCAATGCCATTCCGGGCCGAGTGACCCGCTTGCTGGGACGCCACAGCACCCGAGTCGCCGTCGGGCTCGAGGGGGCCGTTCAACGAATTCCAGGCTGCACAGCCGTGGTCACGGGCACTCCGGTGCGGGAGAGTTTTCTGCGTCCCCAGCCCTTGCCGGACTGGGTGCCAAAGGGAGACGGGCCCCTGTTGGTGGTGATGGGCGGCAGCCAAGGGGCTCTCGGCCTCAATCGCATGGTGCGGGTGCTGCTGCCGGAGCTGCTCAGCCAGGGCTGCCGAGTGGTGCATCTCACGGGCAGCAACGACCCGGATGTGAACAGCATCGAGCATCCCGGCCTGGCAGAACACCCCTTCAGCGATGCGATCCCGGCCTTGCTGCAACACGCGGATCTTGCCATCAGTCGTGCCGGTGCCGGCAGCCTGAGCGAACTGGCAGTGAGCGGAACCCCCACAATTTTGGTGCCCTTCCCCCAGGCCGCCGATCGCCATCAGGATGCCAACGCCGCCTGCGCGGCTGCACTCGGCGCAGCTGTAATCGTGCACCAACACGACCCCGACCACCCCGCGCTGCGCGCAACCTTGCGACGCCTCCTCCGCTCAAGGTTGCGTGACGCTGCAGCCGTTGCGGATCCAGCACCAACCATGGACCCCCTCCCGGCCATGGCCTCCGCCATGCGGGCCTTGGCGGTGAAGGATGCCGATCACCAACTGGCGGATCTGCTGCAAACCCTGGCGGCCTGA
- a CDS encoding histidinol-phosphate transaminase, whose amino-acid sequence MGSGFPPHGGNLTQEAKRLGIRSDQLLDASASLVPFQPPRVMRAALRLAIAGTALRDYPDRSQIALRQAIADWHGVDVACVLPGNGAAELFTWAARDAAAHGLSGLPQPGFADYRRALSCWDAGVCSLPLPLDWAGSGPEAFPTPLDPESRVGTLWLTNPHNPTGQLWSRSSLECLLDRYPLVICDEAFLPLVPGGERQSLLPLVATHPNLVVIRSLTKLLAVAGLRLGYAVAAADRVQRWQRWRDPWPVNGLALAAGQAVIADRVGLSRWTRRVETWVADEGAWLQQQLMQLPEITPMPSSTNFFLIRSDASLVKLRERVARRGVLLRDCRSFEGLGERWLRIGLQNRRGNRRILRALAAELS is encoded by the coding sequence TTGGGCAGCGGCTTTCCACCGCATGGGGGCAACCTCACTCAGGAGGCCAAACGCCTGGGCATTCGATCGGATCAGCTGCTGGATGCCAGTGCATCGTTAGTGCCTTTTCAGCCGCCTCGTGTGATGCGCGCGGCATTGCGGCTCGCGATCGCCGGCACTGCATTGCGTGACTACCCCGACCGCAGTCAGATTGCGTTGCGTCAGGCCATCGCTGATTGGCATGGCGTGGATGTCGCGTGCGTGTTGCCGGGCAATGGAGCAGCGGAGCTGTTCACGTGGGCCGCAAGGGATGCAGCGGCGCATGGGCTCAGCGGTCTCCCCCAGCCGGGATTTGCCGATTACCGCCGTGCTCTGTCCTGCTGGGACGCAGGGGTTTGCTCCTTGCCCCTCCCTCTCGACTGGGCGGGCTCTGGACCCGAGGCCTTCCCTACCCCGTTGGATCCTGAAAGCCGTGTGGGCACGCTCTGGCTCACCAATCCTCACAACCCCACGGGGCAGCTCTGGAGCCGGTCGTCGTTGGAGTGCTTGCTGGATCGCTATCCCCTGGTGATCTGCGATGAAGCCTTCCTCCCTCTGGTCCCTGGTGGCGAGCGGCAATCGCTGCTGCCCTTGGTGGCCACCCATCCCAATCTGGTGGTGATCCGAAGTCTCACGAAGTTGTTGGCCGTGGCTGGCTTGCGGCTCGGTTATGCCGTGGCTGCTGCGGATCGTGTGCAGCGCTGGCAGCGCTGGCGCGATCCATGGCCAGTGAATGGCCTGGCGTTGGCTGCTGGGCAGGCCGTCATCGCCGATCGGGTGGGGCTGAGTCGCTGGACGCGGCGTGTGGAAACCTGGGTTGCGGACGAAGGCGCTTGGTTGCAGCAGCAACTGATGCAGTTGCCAGAAATCACCCCGATGCCCTCCAGCACCAACTTTTTCTTGATCCGTAGTGATGCCTCATTGGTGAAGCTGCGGGAGCGTGTTGCCCGTCGTGGAGTGCTCTTGCGCGACTGCCGATCCTTTGAAGGACTCGGGGAGCGATGGCTGCGTATTGGTCTGCAAAATCGCCGCGGCAACCGGCGCATTCTTCGGGCTTTGGCGGCGGAGCTCAGTTGA
- a CDS encoding pentapeptide repeat-containing protein, with protein sequence MPAQHETPLRIKTIRIKTFRIKTMGASLLLGGLLGFGAGAAHSNEALLQLLQERRCQGCRLADVDLVHADLRDADLGEARLMRANLSQAQLDGADLNGADLSFTSLRGASLRGADLRGSKLFGTDLRDADLSGAQLDPDALEQAHWQGAQGIAAGSRSHAALHNAGVEAFLAGNWSSAETLFSDAIRSQPQEPLSWVARGISRSEQAKDDLAAADFNYAAALYQQQGSAAWADQLKAAADAISERRYENNATEEGSGVGSQLLGGAISGLRMIAPLAAKAFMPFGLGL encoded by the coding sequence ATGCCAGCCCAGCACGAGACGCCGCTCCGGATCAAAACCATCCGGATCAAGACTTTCCGGATCAAGACCATGGGGGCATCGCTGTTGCTTGGCGGACTGCTCGGTTTTGGAGCAGGGGCCGCTCATTCCAATGAAGCGCTGCTTCAACTCCTGCAGGAACGACGCTGTCAGGGATGCCGGCTCGCCGATGTGGACCTCGTTCACGCCGACTTGCGCGATGCCGATCTGGGCGAAGCCCGGCTGATGCGCGCCAACCTCAGCCAGGCCCAGCTGGACGGCGCTGATCTCAATGGCGCTGACCTCAGCTTCACCAGCCTGCGCGGTGCATCACTGCGCGGAGCGGATTTGAGAGGGAGCAAGCTCTTCGGCACGGATCTGAGAGACGCCGATCTCAGCGGTGCCCAGCTCGACCCGGACGCCCTGGAGCAGGCGCATTGGCAAGGAGCCCAGGGGATTGCAGCAGGAAGCCGCAGCCATGCGGCGTTGCACAACGCAGGCGTGGAAGCGTTTTTAGCCGGAAACTGGTCATCGGCAGAAACGTTGTTCAGCGATGCCATCCGCAGCCAACCGCAAGAACCTTTGAGCTGGGTGGCCCGTGGCATCAGCCGCAGCGAACAGGCCAAAGACGACCTGGCCGCCGCCGATTTCAACTACGCCGCTGCGCTGTATCAACAACAGGGAAGCGCAGCCTGGGCTGATCAGCTCAAGGCGGCAGCTGATGCCATCAGCGAGCGCCGATACGAAAACAACGCAACGGAGGAAGGGAGCGGCGTCGGCAGTCAACTGCTGGGAGGCGCTATCTCAGGGCTTCGCATGATCGCGCCGCTTGCCGCCAAAGCCTTCATGCCATTCGGATTAGGGCTTTAA